atgGTCAGAGAGGTCCAAAACAGACTCCAAATTCATCTCTACTaaatgtatattgcattttgaccTATACCCTTGGCCTATGTGATGTTAATTGTTAAGAAGAATGAAAAAGCTTCATAAGTCCTCTACCATAGACATTTTGGTGCTGTGACCAGGATTATACCCATCAAATCACTTCAAACAATCTTAATGATAATAAAGAAGAAACTAGGGCAAAAACTATAACAGACATCAAATGAGCAAAAGAATACAGAGGGTCACAACCACATTGATAATCAGGAGCACCAAGTCCAAAAGGAAAGGGAGAAAATTCTGTAAAAAGATTGTGAGAACAACTAGATTGAGGAAAGATGAGCAACTAGTCTTGGATACTGATCTTATatcatgttttgatgaaaaaatgcaaaatgattTAAGCATACCAATGATATCCACCCATAAAGCACTTTAGCAGTGaacacacatatacacacaataTGCCCTTCTCCACAAGCGTGTCACACAGCATCTGCAGCTTCAATAGTGTGTGCATTCAGCAGTGTAATGTCTTATATGTCTGAACAATCACTATATATCTATTGCGATTGAGATGTAGTATTACTTTACTAGGTAGATCTAATTGACTCCCGACCCCTGTACTTTTGAAGAGCGATCATAATAAATTTCTCAATGTGAATTACCCAGCAAAGAACTAATCAACGTGTGTGCATTCAGCAGTGTAATGTCTTATATGTCTGAACAAtcactatatatctatatgtggCGATTGAGATGTAGTATTACTTTACTAGGTAGATCTGATTGACCCCCGACCCCTGTACTTTTGAAGAGCGATCATAGGAAATTTCTCAATGTGAATTACCCAACAATTAACTAATCAATGTGTGTGCATTCAGCAGTGTGATAACTCAAAGACGTTATAATCCCCATATCTAGAATTAAAACTTAATAGGTAAAATTGAGGACAAGATCTGTCTTTTTTTTCCCCCTTCAGagttttatagaaaaatatgaTCAGGATGAAATATCAAGTATAACTTTGTTCTGATGGCAGTTGAGATGTTATGTTACTTCCCAAATAGATTTGGTTGAACCCTGACCCTTGTACTTTTGAAGAGTAATTATAGGGAATTTCTAAATGTAAATCATATTAGAAACTAATGAATGCCTGTTTGACCTTTGAAGGAATCTGTGAACAAAACTTGATCCAAAGAATGGATTTCTTACCACATGAATTTTAGATTGGTCCATGAAAATTGCTCCAAtttaacttttgaaaatttGCAAGTTTGAGTCAAAACTTTAATGTATTCcttcaaaattttaatgtattccTTCCTATAGCTTATGTCAGCAATACATATGAAAGTTAGGTATACATGTTGTCATATTATTTTGTGGCGTTACTAGCATAAAAAGCAATAGAAGCAAGTGAGAATAATAACGACGAAGCGTACCGCACATACGTTAGGGAGATCGATGATGTCTTCGGCGTGGCGCTGAATGTATCCTTCTAGGTAAGAATAAAACTTCACTGACGGTGGGAAGAAATTCAAACATATTGCCATTAACTCCCATCCACGCTGTAGGCTTTCTCTGTAAGATAAAGACAATCAGATGATACAGACTTAAATTCATTAAGGCCCATTTTtacaagtacagtaaaacctgtcttagtgactacctctgtataatgaccacctgattattaagaccactttcttggGTTACCAATTTGTCAACAGattttgacctgtgtataaagacccccTTGCTATAAAGACAATATAGGTATATTGATTTTCCTTTTgttggtctatatagacaggttctATAAAGACAggttctatatagacaggtttatactgtataactttactaaaaTTCCATAGTAGTTTTGATAAGAATATACACTGTGACATGTCTAAAACTGATGTCACCGGGACCACCATATTTGGCAGTTATAGGTATGTAGTTTTCCAGAatatacaggttttaattacaataaaataagaTGGAAAATGCCAAGAAAtacacagggatctggattCGACAAGTGCCAGTTTAGACaggttatactgtatacagtAACTTTCTcttcaaaattgattttcaagTATTAAAAGTATCACATATATATCAGTTAATAAGTAGATGGTAACAAAATGTCCTGATACATTTCGTTGTCTTTTGTATATAGATGTGACACATTACCCTCAATAAGAATATTCAGAATTCACACAATGAATTGGCTTACGATGCCCCCCCATAACCCTAAGTGTCAAGAACAGAGTACTTCAGTAAGAAGGTTAACCTCAATCTTCACATGCCAGGCACACAGTTATAGTCAACTTCCGTGGTTACTTGTGAACAAATTCTATGAATATATTAAAGTTTAAGTATCAAGGAAGTATAACAGATGCAGACTATGTTGAACTTCTGACATCTATCAAATTTAGTTCTTCAGTAGATTCCCACACTAAAATCATACAGTGGTATgacaaataaagttatatatttcaCTTATGTAACAGCTGAATCTCAATATCTTAcaatggctgagtggttaagatgacCACAGGCCATCCACCTCCCAGTCctaagtttgaatcccatgttaCTAGGTACTGACAACTAGTCTATGATTTTTGTCCATGTACTCTGGCTTTTGTCTACCCACAAACCTGgcacataaccctggctgtttataggacattaaactaaccAAAGCAATTTTACATAAACCCTAACTTCATGTTATGTTATGACTTAATGATAGTTGTGCTATGCTAAACACAAGCCTAAAATATCCTCGCTCATTTGGATTGCCACTATCCTGTTGACTTTGTGAAAGACCAAGAGACCCATAGGGCCTTTAACACTCAACTGTTTAATTCAGTAAATAAGACCAAAAACTTCACTGCAATTATGGATCCAATTCAACAAAAGCTATCGCTCCTATTACAACATTTAAAGTAAGGcaagtacataatatattatgtacatatacagatgtatgGAATATTGCTACTAAAGAAACATCCATACTTACTCTTTTCTGTTCTCAGTTGTTTGCTTGCAGATTTGCATGTAGATTTCATCTCGGAGGTTTGCCACGTTCCATCCCTTGATGACGATTTCTTGAGCGGCCTGCATCTGAGAATGTTTCCCCTTCCTGTCCCCCATGTAAATCTGGATCAGtgtcaaaggtcaaggacaaACCAATTTAGAATTTGTGATTATGCCTTAACTATAACAAACATATCAAGAATAGGAGGCGAAAAAGCCAAGAgtcaaattattttgaaatgtttttcatAAAGATTTCCGAAGTTgcgaaatttttttaaaaagatttttcacTCATTGAAAAAATATGTCATATTTCAAAAAGGATATGTTTGAAGACGTCACATGCTTCTTTCTTCACCCCTTTGTCTTCTGTCCTCAGAATCGGCTTCTGTATAGGGTCCTGtaaaaatgaattctacaataAGTTTACATCCATACCATACAATAATGAGTAGTGTTACAGTGGACCCGCAATGAATCTGGATGCCGTTAGTCTGAAAAACTAACTATAGCTGAGAACACATGTGATATATCGGGGTACAAAGTTTACATGGTACAATACCTTCAGCAATCCAGCTTTCCTTTTCAATAGCATCATGGCTGAAAATTCAGTTTTGATTTAACACAAAAAGATTCTTGATTTCAACTAGATTTTTTCCAAAAGTCAATATTATCTCTGTTAACTATAAGTGAATTGGTATCGACATGAATTACTTGTCCTACAAcagtaaaaatattacatggtgGATTGAATTCAGTGACAACAATAATGCCGCTAGCTTGATGTTCCAACATGAAAATTTGTTCAATAATATACACATCTACTGTGAGTGACATTTGAGATGTCTAACGCCTTAAGGGACAGGACGTTGATCACACCTGGGATATAATGTATGTTaccagttatctccccttactgaATAACTCATAGTCATGTCCTGTCCTTGGGCTAAATTAGATTATAATCGCGCCGCGACAAAGGAATTCCAGCGCTGCACAAATTAAATATGTACAGGTCATTCAATAAAGGTGAGAGAAATATGAAAGTCGTTGATGTGTTTGGTAATGGTAGAAAGCCCCTGGGGACTCTGTCTATGCTAGTCTATATACCACTGGTCAAGCCAGCCATAAActtcaaattatataattatcaggTATAACTGGGTTGGGATCATTATCAGATATTACACTGACTATTATCCGGTCAATGGTCAGTCTAATTCAACGGTCAGTCTCACCGGTCAGTCTTAATTCTCTCATGACAAGTACACGGCAGCACTTTAACTTTTCTATCAGTAATGGGAAAGttcttgatttaaaaaaaaataggcaGGCTCAAAAAGTTGTAcacatataacaaaatattttaataaaagaatGTCTGTAAGACATAATGGCCCCCATTTGATGATGGATCATCAAATACTTTTATTGCATATTAATTCATCAAAAATTTTTGGGACAGTCATTTACattaaataacatataaactgtttttttaattgaatttgaATATGGAATTTCACATGCATGTGTGTGACTTTTGTGGTGTTTCCTCCCACACATAAACTTGAGTGTAGTTACTACACTTTTTCAAAGTAGATGATAATGAATTTTATAATACTTATGTCAAAGTGCAGTCTTATTCATCACTGATTTTGCTGGTGAAAcacatgatataaatatttctttcatatcaTACTTTATTCTTTCGCATATGCGCCCACAGTGAACGAATCACAGtagaaacattttaaataaaaagaattaaCACTTGACCTATAGTCACATGATCTTCAACTTTACATACAAGTACTCTAATATGAATAGTCTCACAATTAAAGAAATCATTCACACAGccacaaatatttctattaatagccacaaatatttctattaataaccATTAAGAAAATCTTCATCACACGATTTTAAAATTCCAAGACTGACCCCAATGACTTGGTTGTAGAATTAAAAATCTCTGATATGTACGTCAAAACGAGTCTACAATTATCCTAAATATTAACACTGAAAAAGCAAAATTAAACTAACACTGTGTTCATTTTTTGGCaacaattttataaattattttgctaATTACACGATTATTATTTTCGATACCCCTAAAAAACCCTCTTGCTGCTTGTCTTCTCACCATTTTTAGGCTTATAACCATACATAATTTTGATGTTATCAGACTAAAGAATTCAATTGTGGAGACACAAATAGGAAAACAATATACTAAAGTACATCTCTGATACCAGGCCTCCAATACCATGCAAACTTGGCCTTCTACCATGatggtcaaacctgtctataaaaacagACTATAGTCTCTCTTTGCATATCACAAAGTTAGCTCCCTTACAGGTAGGTatttgattgtgacatcatttcTTTGTGAGTATAACATAATTTTGTTCGGAGAAAGCGATGTGAATTGcacccataaaatatttacgtcacaatagatacctaactgcaagggagctaactctgagATATGTTAAGACAGATTACAGagtacaaagaaaacaaaagtctttACTGCCAAGCGGGTTTGATATACAAGTCAAATTGTGTTGGAATTAGCCTTTTTTGACCAAAAAACATGGTCTTATCAAGCAGATGGGCATAATACAGTGGCGGTACCTAATCCAGATTCTTGGTAAATGGGGCtgcagtggccaagtggttcaGACGTCCCAAAATATTACCGTAAGCCTTCTACCTCTGTGTCACGAGTTTAAATCTCATGTTCGGCAGTTGCCGGGCACTGATgcaggttggtggtttttctctaggtactctggctttccttgaATCTATAAACCTGGCAtgcccttaaatgaccctaccttaaactaatcaaaccaaacgatatatatatatttatataaaaaataaaagtcaacgaccTTCCTCTAGTACTTAtgccatttcatgatggctcttcaggaataAGTAAGCCATCAAGAAATTGCGAAAGTACTAGAGGAAGGTCgatgagttttatttttttatatattaaactcTATGTGGACATGCActtttttcttgatatatttttatgtatatagtTGCTGTGGTTCCCCCTTGCCTGAGGAGGACTTAGAAACCGCAAGAAGGAAACATATACATTACTGATAGATTTAATGTTTACCTGTAAGACAAAGCTGGATTCTGTACAACTAGTGCTCACTTCGCGATAATCATCCACCTCTAAACAGTTACCCATTGACACTGTGATCCCGTATCAGTCCAGTGTATAAGAATAGTCCAGTCTTGACTAGATGTGTATACACAGTATAATTGCAACTTTAATCACTCgtcatttatagatattttcacACATGTCGGTCAATTTAAGAACGTCCATTACGGAAATCACATGTCCAACAACAGTTTATTCAGGATATATAATGTAATTCATGACGCATCCTGAACGAAAATACGGAAAAATTCCCAAACTGCAGGAGACTTTTTTTAGTGTTAATGAAATCATTTCCAAGCATGTGAAGAtgtgtgtataatatatatacacattattaATAAAGTTGGGCGGAAGGATGCGGCTGGGATCGGGATGTTTTCGTCGATAGGCAACAAGAGCGTGATCTCGGAAGTGTGAGACAGGCACGGGAAGGGTGGTGACGAGTgctttgtttatatataaccTTTTGTAATATCAGTAAACTCTTGATTTTCTAGAAGTCATTTTTATTGTTAGAGTTAATTTCACATGTATTAAATGACTTCTAAACCGAGAACATATCGTACAATTACCCCCTGAACACTTGGTACAATATAGCAACATGATCAAGAACTTTAAATCATTACTTTATTTTTCGGTTAAAAAGTGGAATTTTCTATCATAAAAGTAGCCTGCTATTTATCATCTTCCACAGTATGGAAGCCATGATCTTGAGAAAGAGCCCATACTCTCTTCAAATCTTTCAAGTTTCCTGGAATCTTACCTTTGACCACGTCAGCATGGTCGCCACGGAAACCTTTTTGCCAAAGAGTCCTTTTTTGTGTCGGTTCATGTATTGTTGAGCGTAGTTCTCAATGTCACTGTCCGAAGGTAACTTTTGTTTCGTGGATAGCGGACTTGCTGCTCGGATAGGGGGAGCTGTTCCCGCTCTGGtctgaaataaaaacatctACGCCGATTTATTGTCTTGTAAAACAGTACCAATTTAGTAAATCATTCATGAAAGGGTCTAAAATAACTGTTTATTGCTCGAGTTTAGGTTAGTTTTGCAAAAAGATCAAAAGTACATTGTCTGCTAGCACACTGAAATAATATGTCGTTTCATAAtcttttataaatttatatcaacCAAGTTCAGTTGACCCTCAATAATCCAGATTCTGATAGTCTGGAAAACTCACAATCTGGACAGAAATGTCGAGAAACAGATTTGATTATTGATTAATAAGAGGAATTCGGCAGTCCAGAAAATTCTCAACTCCCATCATTTTGAGCTAAGAAAAGAAGTCTTCAGATAACCATAGGTCTACTGTATTGAAACTGAGCAGAATATGTTATCCAGCGAATTCTCTTTCATCAAATAACGTTATTTGTAACAGAAATGCGATCCTGTACTGGGACTAAGAGAGACATTAGCGGTGCCTACCTGTAGGTTTAGAGATCCTATACTGGGACTAAGAGAGACATTAGCGGTGCCTACCTGTCGGTTTAGAGATCCTATACAAGGACTAATAGAGACATTAGCAGTGCCTACCTGTCCATATAGAGATCCTATACTGGGACTAAGAGAGACATTAGCGGTGCCTACCTGTCGTTTAGAATCCTATACTGGGACTAAGAGAGACATTAGCGTGCCTACCTGTGTTAGAGATCCTTATACGGTGCAAGCGGTGCCTACCTGTAGGTTTAGAGATCCTATACTGGGACTAAGAGAGACATTAGCGGTGCCTACCTGTCGGTTTAGAGATCCTATACAAAGGACTAATAGAGACATTAGCAGTGCCTACCTGTCCATATAGAGATTCTACACTGGGACTAAGAGAGACATTAGCGGTGCCTACTTGTCCATATAGAGATCCTATACTGGGACTAAGAGAGACATTAGCGGAGCCTACCTGTCGATTTAGAGATCCTATACTGGGACTAAGAGAGACATTAGCATCTGATTGAGACGGTACGACCATGGAGACCGGTCGTTGTTGGATGACGTCTGGCTGGTGTACAAGGTAACCTTTATCTATCACTGGACTACCCTGTGAGGAATCAGccatttcaggattttttttccgTTTTAAGGAAGCAGGGTGCATCTCTAGAGCAAGCTCCTGTTGGATTCGCTCCTGGATCCCGGACGAGGAGAAGACGTTACTATTGACATCCTCGTCATAGCTCTCATTTAATTCAACTGAAACAAATCAACAGAGTTAGTGAGTTTATTATTAAGTTAAGTAGGTTACCAATTTAATCCTTAATTACTTAATTACGTAATATTTATCAGCATTTAACTGTGATTGTTCCTTTAagcaaagggaggtaatccctCCCATTTCTGTTTAAAAGTGTCATTCTATGATGTTTCAGATCACATCTGTCGTTATTTATTTCTCCTAAATATCATTCTATCAGATGAAAACCTTTGAAAAGAAGTGAAATCCCATCCCTTGTATAATCTGTTTGTGTTCTTTATGTTATAATGTAGAgactacccccccccccccattctAATGGACTACATCCATTCACACCCTCTACCTGTATTTGAAACAAAGAAAGTTAACCctaatatgtgcaaattttgaTTTCTTATGGAAATTTCAAACTCCTACTGCAGATCTAGTAACTACCATCAACTATTTTTATGTGCTTAAAAAATTCAAagtgatatgttttatttttctgtgtggAAATTTCTGAAAACCTATTGTGGCAGGACATatacagacagatggacagacaagatgatattatttatattatttctaataCAAGGCCCTATTATTaaaaatttcaacaaacttgCCGTCCAATTTCCTGTGTAACTTACGATGTTTATGTTCGTGTATACCTGGTAAATTAGACACTGTACCTGGACAGCTGTATTGTTTATATACGATACCCTGCCTATACTTTATTGTTTACAGACAATATAATCCCAGACTTCATCTCCGCCAGTTAAAAGAGTCATGTTCTTTTTGGCATCTGTTGataaattttctgttttatcccctattttttgttggttttattGAGATCTTATATAAGAAGGGTTGGGGGGATAACGTCTTATTCTTAAACAGAACTTCAAGTTAATTTGACCCTAAAATTTttgaattgtctccctttacatGGTAGCATTAACACTCAaatcaatgtattttttatctaaaattctAATGTCcttttttcatctttttaatCACATTGTTTAACGGTAATCCTTTTTCAAAGAGGCTAAAAAGTGTTTCAAAATCAGTTGAAATAAAAGCTTCTGTCTTTCTAGACAAATTCTTATTTTATCTTTCAGCAACTTTTTAATTGATACGTGAAAGAGAACTAAACTTACCTCCTGGTTGGAAGTTTGAGTTCTGAACAGAGTTATGTCCCATGTCTAAGTGTTGGTTATACTCCAATGTGGAGATGGGAATACCGTCAAGGTAATTGACATTGTCAAGGATGTTTTGTCGGTCTTTGAGGACCTCACGATAATGGTTCGTATCTTGTTGGTACGACGTGGGATACACAGGTACATTTTTTGAGGAAATATTTGCATAATCGGTGTTGCGTTCAGTGTCTGAAGCCCTATAGGAATTTTGTGATAGTCGACTTCCGGCCTGCTCCCGAAGCATTTCTTGATCCTGAAAACTACGAGCTGAACTACGAGACGAAACACTATCCTGAAATGATATTGTACTGTCATGGGTATGTTGAAGTCGTAATGACCCTTGAGAAGAATGAATATCGGAGGTATTCCGCGATGAACCTTGGGAAGACTGAGAATCAGAAAGTTCACGATTCCGAGATGAATGTGATGTTTGACTATCATTTCGTTCGTGTTTTATCGCCCGGGTTGATGAATGGGAGGCTTCACTATCAGATCGTTCATGTGGGTAGTAATAATTGTCTACATAATCCCCAGGTGCTATTTGAATGCCCGCGGAACTGTAAGTCATAGGCTCTGCGGGGTGGTTCTCCGACATTTGTTGTTCCACATTTAGCCTCTTATACATAACAGACGGTGTACCATTACGTTTTGGCACACCTACGTAAGCTGGGTTTGTTCGAGGAAATGACCTTGTCTTTGGTTTCAGTGGACTTGGGCTCACATTGCCCTGTTGGTTAACGATATCCTGACTGAACGGTATACACTCAGGTTCTCCATGAGACGATGACGCGGATGATAAACCTGGACTGTACAGTCGTTCATGCAGATCGTGCATAAAAGTTTCTGGGTTCATACCTATTGGTGGTGTATAAGACTCGGATCTGGTCCCATATGAATCTGACTTACTTCCGTAGTCACGCTCTGTAAAACTACCCTGTCGGTTTGCACGGTGTGGGTGTCCGTGTGTAAGGTAAATATCGTCCCGTGCCCGGTGGTCTGTGTAACGGTAACTACTGGACCGACTCGGTGGAGCACTATGTTCCATCACGTTTCTTTGCATGCTCTGTGCACGGTGGAGACGTGGTGAGTCCATGCTACGTGGGGACATCTCGGTGGAGGAGTCCCGCCGAATGATACCCCCTGAGATCGTCGGACTGGACGAGGAATAGCCCGCAGTGGTCGACTGAGATGATTGGCTGCCTCGTCTCCGCACACGGTCACCATTGACGGAGCGGTCCTTAAGGCTGTCATGGTGACTAGAACTACTGTGGGACGAGTTGGAATCCTGCCTCTGGAACCGCTGCTGTAAACAGAAAATACAAAACTTTAATATCGACAtg
The DNA window shown above is from Argopecten irradians isolate NY chromosome 8, Ai_NY, whole genome shotgun sequence and carries:
- the LOC138330331 gene encoding rho GTPase-activating protein 39-like isoform X10; its protein translation is MNVFEPSPCQCQCPCLCHARVDNRLILNGRLDNHIVHNFSPQFQHQRWEWVEIIEPKTKEHMYANLTTGECVWDPPPDVKIKKTDDNQWWELFDPNTSRFYYYNATSQKTVWHRPQNCDIIPLAKLQTLKQNTEVRDEEERAQRRREIATQTPVPQTQRFQRQDSNSSHSSSSHHDSLKDRSVNGDRVRRRGSQSSQSTTAGYSSSSPTISGGIIRRDSSTEMSPRSMDSPRLHRAQSMQRNVMEHSAPPSRSSSYRYTDHRARDDIYLTHGHPHRANRQGSFTERDYGSKSDSYGTRSESYTPPIGMNPETFMHDLHERLYSPGLSSASSSHGEPECIPFSQDIVNQQGNVSPSPLKPKTRSFPRTNPAYVGVPKRNGTPSVMYKRLNVEQQMSENHPAEPMTYSSAGIQIAPGDYVDNYYYPHERSDSEASHSSTRAIKHERNDSQTSHSSRNRELSDSQSSQGSSRNTSDIHSSQGSLRLQHTHDSTISFQDSVSSRSSARSFQDQEMLREQAGSRLSQNSYRASDTERNTDYANISSKNVPVYPTSYQQDTNHYREVLKDRQNILDNVNYLDGIPISTLEYNQHLDMGHNSVQNSNFQPGVELNESYDEDVNSNVFSSSGIQERIQQELALEMHPASLKRKKNPEMADSSQGSPVIDKGYLVHQPDVIQQRPVSMVVPSQSDANVSLSPSIGSLNRQMFLFQTRAGTAPPIRAASPLSTKQKLPSDSDIENYAQQYMNRHKKGLFGKKVSVATMLTWSKDPIQKPILRTEDKGVKKEACDVFKLIQIYMGDRKGKHSQMQAAQEIVIKGWNVANLRDEIYMQICKQTTENRKEESLQRGWELMAICLNFFPPSVKFYSYLEGYIQRHAEDIIDLPNVCAKTQSMSKLDIFQGYSWIQFKQVPISHFAAQCQRRLDKTMQSGPKKGQRKPTLEEIEQAKKSVFCPSMFGSTLKDVMLLQSDRFPDRQIPWIQVALSEEVLRLNGAKTEGIFRVPGDIDEVNSLKIKCDQWMLPTDCIDPHIPASLLKLWYRELHEPLIPQHFYEECIDNYSNGEAAIEVVNKLPDINRLVLAYLIRFLQVFAAEENSKTTKMDVNNLAMVMAPNCLRCESVEPSVIFENTRKEMGFIRTLIQNLDTSFMEGIV
- the LOC138330331 gene encoding rho GTPase-activating protein 39-like isoform X4, with product MNVFEPSPCQCQCPCLCHARVDNRLILNGRLDNHIVHNFSPQFQHQRWEWVEIIEPKTKEHMYANLTTGECVWDPPPDVKIKKTDDNQWWELFDPNTSRFYYYNATSQKTVWHRPQNCDIIPLAKLQTLKQNTEVRDEEERAQRRREIATQTPVPQTRREHTKHVRTGSLKSTNTTQTSPNVSRKQRFQRQDSNSSHSSSSHHDSLKDRSVNGDRVRRRGSQSSQSTTAGYSSSSPTISGGIIRRDSSTEMSPRSMDSPRLHRAQSMQRNVMEHSAPPSRSSSYRYTDHRARDDIYLTHGHPHRANRQGSFTERDYGSKSDSYGTRSESYTPPIGMNPETFMHDLHERLYSPGLSSASSSHGEPECIPFSQDIVNQQGNVSPSPLKPKTRSFPRTNPAYVGVPKRNGTPSVMYKRLNVEQQMSENHPAEPMTYSSAGIQIAPGDYVDNYYYPHERSDSEASHSSTRAIKHERNDSQTSHSSRNRELSDSQSSQGSSRNTSDIHSSQGSLRLQHTHDSTISFQDSVSSRSSARSFQDQEMLREQAGSRLSQNSYRASDTERNTDYANISSKNVPVYPTSYQQDTNHYREVLKDRQNILDNVNYLDGIPISTLEYNQHLDMGHNSVQNSNFQPGVELNESYDEDVNSNVFSSSGIQERIQQELALEMHPASLKRKKNPEMADSSQGSPVIDKGYLVHQPDVIQQRPVSMVVPSQSDANVSLSPSIGSLNRQMFLFQTRAGTAPPIRAASPLSTKQKLPSDSDIENYAQQYMNRHKKGLFGKKVSVATMLTWSKDPIQKPILRTEDKGVKKEACDVFKLIQIYMGDRKGKHSQMQAAQEIVIKGWNVANLRDEIYMQICKQTTENRKEESLQRGWELMAICLNFFPPSVKFYSYLEGYIQRHAEDIIDLPNVCAKTQSMSKLDIFQGYSWIQFKQVPISHFAAQCQRRLDKTMQSGPKKGQRKPTLEEIEQAKKSVFCPSMFGSTLKDVMLLQSDRFPDRQIPWIQVALSEEVLRLNGAKTEGIFRVPGDIDEVNSLKIKCDQWMLPTDCIDPHIPASLLKLWYRELHEPLIPQHFYEECIDNYSNGEAAIEVVNKLPDINRLVLAYLIRFLQVFAAEENSKTTKMDVNNLAMVMAPNCLRCESVEPSVIFENTRKEMGFIRTLIQNLDTSFMEGIV
- the LOC138330331 gene encoding rho GTPase-activating protein 39-like isoform X7, producing the protein MNVFEPSPCQCQCPCLCHARVDNRLILNGRLDNHIVHNFSPQFQHQRWEWVEIIEPKTKEHMYANLTTGECVWDPPPDVKIKKTDDNQWWELFDPNTSRFYYYNATSQKTVWHRPQNCDIIPLAKLQKFLGAYSFVGMTLKQNTEVRDEEERAQRRREIATQTPVPQTQRFQRQDSNSSHSSSSHHDSLKDRSVNGDRVRRRGSQSSQSTTAGYSSSSPTISGGIIRRDSSTEMSPRSMDSPRLHRAQSMQRNVMEHSAPPSRSSSYRYTDHRARDDIYLTHGHPHRANRQGSFTERDYGSKSDSYGTRSESYTPPIGMNPETFMHDLHERLYSPGLSSASSSHGEPECIPFSQDIVNQQGNVSPSPLKPKTRSFPRTNPAYVGVPKRNGTPSVMYKRLNVEQQMSENHPAEPMTYSSAGIQIAPGDYVDNYYYPHERSDSEASHSSTRAIKHERNDSQTSHSSRNRELSDSQSSQGSSRNTSDIHSSQGSLRLQHTHDSTISFQDSVSSRSSARSFQDQEMLREQAGSRLSQNSYRASDTERNTDYANISSKNVPVYPTSYQQDTNHYREVLKDRQNILDNVNYLDGIPISTLEYNQHLDMGHNSVQNSNFQPGVELNESYDEDVNSNVFSSSGIQERIQQELALEMHPASLKRKKNPEMADSSQGSPVIDKGYLVHQPDVIQQRPVSMVVPSQSDANVSLSPSIGSLNRQMFLFQTRAGTAPPIRAASPLSTKQKLPSDSDIENYAQQYMNRHKKGLFGKKVSVATMLTWSKDPIQKPILRTEDKGVKKEACDVFKLIQIYMGDRKGKHSQMQAAQEIVIKGWNVANLRDEIYMQICKQTTENRKEESLQRGWELMAICLNFFPPSVKFYSYLEGYIQRHAEDIIDLPNVCAKTQSMSKLDIFQGYSWIQFKQVPISHFAAQCQRRLDKTMQSGPKKGQRKPTLEEIEQAKKSVFCPSMFGSTLKDVMLLQSDRFPDRQIPWIQVALSEEVLRLNGAKTEGIFRVPGDIDEVNSLKIKCDQWMLPTDCIDPHIPASLLKLWYRELHEPLIPQHFYEECIDNYSNGEAAIEVVNKLPDINRLVLAYLIRFLQVFAAEENSKTTKMDVNNLAMVMAPNCLRCESVEPSVIFENTRKEMGFIRTLIQNLDTSFMEGIV